The following nucleotide sequence is from Mytilus edulis chromosome 13, xbMytEdul2.2, whole genome shotgun sequence.
ttttaaatattcattaatcCGTTTGTCTTCGGCGCATGCTttgttatttttcagatttttcagCGCTTTAAGAATTTCATGTTTTGTAATTCTGCTATTTAACTCATCGTTTATTTCTTCGTGGGAAATATTACTTTCAATTTGTTGCTCTTCTGTATCATCTCTCAGATCACTGTTTAACTCTTTGAAATATGAGACCAATTTGTCGAAATCAATCTTAGGCTGAGctgtacttttattttcattaagaAGTCGCCAAAATTCCTTAGCATCCTTTTGCTTTAGATCATCCATTTTCTTTCGGAAATCGCTTCTGTATTTCTtatgagctttgttcattgtatttttatatctCTTCTCGGCATCTGACACAAATGCTCTGTGGAACGGTGACTTATTTTTATTTCGTTTCATCTTACAGAGATCTGACCTAGCGGCTTTGCAGTCATGGTCAAACCAtggtttattttttctatgttctgACTTCTTTCCTGCACTGACTTTAAACCCAAAAGTGTTTCCCGCTGAATTTATTAACACTTTGCCTATTTTACTGATTATCATATCTACTGTTTCTTGCGTCACTACTGTTGTGCCATCAATTTCAGAATTAATATTTTCTATTTCTGTAAGGTTCAAGCATTCTAAGAATTTGTGTGATTTTTCATTAGtccaattgtttattttttgttcatttgttctaGTATCATCGCTACATTTGATGCTGACTTCTTGATCTGTTTTTTTCAGGGATATCTCGATTGGGGAATGAACATCTGAATAGAGACTTGAAAAATCAAGTACTTTAAAATCGgtaaaattttgaataagttCTGCGCTGCATAGGCAATAATCAACAACGCTTGAATTACGGCATGTGAACTTTCCATCTATGTCACCTAGAGTTCTCTCATTCATGATGAAGAAGTTATTTCCCTTGCAAAATTCTAGTAGTTGATTTCCAAACCTATTCTTGTTTTTATCTCTACTGTTCCTTTTTCGAGAGAAGTCATACTGGTCTAAATTGCAAACagcatttatttgtatattttcgaTATCTACGACATGAGATTCACTATCgggaacaaatataaaatcatcctCGGACCCGGTTCTTGCGTTAAAATCACCAACGAGTAAACATTTTGAAGACTTAATGATTTAATGAAAGTAAGCAATTAAAGGACACTGTACGGCCTTTATCAGAGAGGAAAACCCATCACGTATAATCAGCAATATGAGAGGCCAAGCAGAAAAATGTGTAACAATGggaacgagaaaacaaacggtataAATTGTATTTAAGGGTCAGCGGGGGCCTGCCTCCAGGTGCGGGGTTTTCTGGCtgcgttaaagacccattggtggccttcggctgttgtctgctctgtagTCGGGGTTGTTTCGTTGACATATTCCACAGTTCCTGGTTGTcagtttaaatgaaaaacaacacaatttacgaattacaaatatgacagacatgcaTGGTACAAATTGTATACTCAATTCTTCTCCTATTTCCGATATATTTgattcatatttcaagacacatGACTCCGTCAGAATTCGGTTGTTTCAACCTAAACAATGTCGAGCAAACTTTATTTTGACCTCGTTGTTATCATAATATCAttgtcttacatatatataaatggcgtttgatataaattgtataaataatttgaagaaaaaatatgtaaGTACCACAAGTTTATACCTAAAACAGTATATCTAGTACCGTCAATACTAGTATATCTGTTCCTCAATGATTTCTGTAATCCGTATTTTATAAAAGTTGGTTTACATACAATGGGAGATAACACATTTTTTATTCTGTAAAAACTGAATGAAGATTTACAGAATTTACATTATCTAAaaactataggttactgtactgccttcaacaatgaacaaagcccataccgcatagtcagctataaaaggctccgaaataaaaaaaaaatgtaaaacaattcaaaggagaaaagtaaaggcctcatttatgtacaaaaatgaacgaaaaaacaaatatgtagcacatcaacaaacgacaaccactgaattattacaacttcctgacttgggatagacacatacatacagaatgtggctgggttaaacgtgttagcgggatcccaaccttccccTTATCTGAGACAGTGGTACAAcctattaaaaaatcatttggaaaaaGCAAGGATAATTTAACGGATGCTTGTTAGACAAACTGAATTACACCGAAACAGCGTTTATGTCAAATAGTCCATGTCGTGCACGTCTGGAGCCATGATTTTTAATTAAggtgaacttttttttatctcttttattcataaaaatttcAGGCAAGTCGATTCTTCTGTCTTCTTCTTTTaatatctgaaaaaaagaaataattgcaATGAATTAAAAAGgctaatattttcaaaataattatactAAGAAGTATCTCTGAAGAAGTATCGTTTATTCTACTACCATTACATATTACcagtataatttattttttttgccaagtAGAGGTCTAAAAATGTATTtggtttaaatataaataaaaataaaattaatttgtttattggCTCATTCTGTATggtaaatgtccagtggcaaatataaataaaaataaaattaattggtttattGGCTTATTCTGTATGGTAAAtatccagtggcaagtattatacataatttatttttggaaaacataCCGTTATATTTGTCTATATTACTAATCCTTggatttttgtctttttttaagtTCTTTGTCCTTTTTCTTGTCAAACAATCGGTATCGTATTCTGTAAATCTATAATACAACAAGACTTCAATAAAAAGTCAGCTTTGCAAATATGAGGCGTTTTTGAGAGATGTAAACTTAAcagctccgtgttgaaagccgtacccGTTggcctattatggtttacttttataaattattattttgatggagagttgtctcattggcactcatatcccATCTTCCGATATCTATATGGTTTGCTCTCAAACAAACACAATTCTGCAATTTTATGATATTTACAATATTCATTTAGCGAGGAAAGAAAAACTGAGCAATGAAAAAGGGTTTTTAAATACTATAAGTAAATTTTGCTTCAACGTTTGAGTGGACGATAGCAGAATCCGAAGTCCTCATACAGGTATGTGTTGCGGTAATAGTAATtatatttaccagcaagatttcttataatatgacCATtcacaacaatatatatatacggaAAGCTGACATAATAGCTAAATAGTCATTATCACAAACAAGTAAGAGGCTTAAAAAGTGGAATCTTCTGTATCTgttattaataatttattttttgttatccgTTTTTTCCTCTGTTATATATTTCAAACTATTTCATTTGAAACTGTTCACAATAGTCAATATGTTTCTGTTTTACCTTGTTAAAATATCATTaacagtaaaaataaaatggattGTGATGCAATTTTTCATACATACTTACCAGATGAACAAGTGGCCAACAAAAGCACCCTTCTGGTTGAACCTGCTCCACTGTGGTGACATTTTCGTCATTGGCAATATTGTCGTCTGCTGTCCACGGCTTCCCTACAGACGACAGGAATCCAGACATTTTCACAGGAGGTTTGACAAATGCATCCTTGATTTCTGCTAGTCCTTCATTCAAGGCGACAGTGTCCGTGTCCGTCTGCTTTGAGTCCGTTTGTGTGTTACCGAAATCGATCGATGATATGAAAGATTTATGTTCATTTGTAACTTGTTTTACAACAAAACCGCCATTTCTTCTACGCTTAATTTTGTTCTCAACTTCATCATCGGTAAAATCTTCAATATAACGATTGTAGTTAGTATTCACGAAATCATGAAGCTTGAATGAAAAGCTTAGCCATTTTGATGTTACCTCAGTTGCAAAGCTTGCGCCTTCACTATTTTTTGCGTCCTCTGTATTGCTTTGTAATCTAGTCTGAATATTGTTGTCCTTATTTTCACCGTGTTCTTTCTGCTCATCGATTTCGAAACATTCGCTTCCACAATATGCGATTTGAAAACTCATGACTGCTGCAAAATGAACACCGTCGTACAACAAATGTTTGCAGACTATTTATATAGCCTAAGCAACAACAATCTTGCAACGTCATCATTCGTTTTATGACGTTTGCGTCATTATAACTCTAAGCATAACTACAAATCTATGTACTGTTGACATTACCATGATTTTTGTACTGTACCATAATGCCATATTATAATTGTTCGGTAGTTCGTTCTAGAGTTTGGCTCCTGCATATCTGAATGAGTGTAGACCATGGTTAGTTGTCCTTACCCTGGGAACATCTGTTATGTTGTTATTTCTAAAAGAGTAATTACATTTTTATGCctaacctacgatagtagaggggcattatgttttcttgtctgtacGGCCGTTCgactgtccgtccgtccgtctgtgcgtct
It contains:
- the LOC139501584 gene encoding uncharacterized protein → MSFQIAYCGSECFEIDEQKEHGENKDNNIQTRLQSNTEDAKNSEGASFATEVTSKWLSFSFKLHDFVNTNYNRYIEDFTDDEVENKIKRRRNGGFVVKQVTNEHKSFISSIDFGNTQTDSKQTDTDTVALNEGLAEIKDAFVKPPVKMSGFLSSVGKPWTADDNIANDENVTTVEQVQPEGCFCWPLVHLIYRIRYRLFDKKKDKELKKRQKSKD